In Taeniopygia guttata chromosome 14, bTaeGut7.mat, whole genome shotgun sequence, the genomic window CTGAGTGTTCATTGGTGTTGATGTAATTTTAAGACTGTCTCATTACAGTTGAGGATTGCTTACATAAAAAGCATACGATGTGATCAGCCTGGTTTACACCAGGATAGAGTTCCCTCAAACCCCAGCCCATCCAGGACCATAATCAGACTGGCACTTTTTAAAAGTGAATCCAGGAGTCTTTGTCCTGTGCAGTGTCAGAaacactgggatggactggatTGTGTCAGCCCTTGGAAACCGAATTCAGTGATGCTGTCCTGGGTAGAGTTACAGAGCTGCTGCAAACCTGAGAAGGCCTTTCTCCCCCTCTTATTTTGCACTGATAATCTAAAATACAAACCCTCTTGATGATGTTCAAACATGCAAACTTTATGATGATTAATACCTCCTTTTTGGGTCATGAATTTGGGATAGACTTTTCttaaagttaaaaattaacatGTGTTTTGAATTATCCTTTTTGTCAGTAAATGAAAGAGATTTGtagttattttttcttatttatagttactaattcttattttttactGTGCCACTGATAAAGATCTGATAAAGAGTCTGTTCTGTATTTTGTTCTGtgattttcacatttttacGTGGTATTAGTTCTTTGCAACATAAAGATAAGCAGTCTGTCTTTATGTGTACATATTTATAAATGTAGACTATATATTTACAAATTATACATATTTACTGTAAATGTACATAATTTAATGTTCATGCATTTCCCTTATGTGTATAATCTTGGCTTTTGAGATGCAATAAACCACAGCAAGGTGCATCTGTGATACCAGATCCTGTATTTCCTAAGCAAATGGAGAATTTGAACAATTGAGGTTACATAGACAGGACTCTTTACCTGGAGTGCAGAAGGGGAACACGTTTGTGCTTCTTGCCATCTTTCTTTGCCATAATCACCAGTTCTGGAAGTAGCTCTTCACAGATTTCTGTGCCTTTACACAGCACTGTTGTGTATTCTGGTTTGAGGGTGGTGTTCCAGGGGAGTTCAGCGTGTGTAAATGTTTTCAAAGATTGCAAATGTGCCCTTTCAGATTACCTTGGGACAATCCGCTTTGGAGTGGTCACAGATAAACGTGTGGCAGAGGAGATCTCCCTGGTGCACTCTGGCAGTGTGTATTTGCACAGACATGCCAACACATCTCTTGTGAGTATTGCTGTGTGCTGTAAAGACTCTGATGTGGTACAGGGATGCTCAAGGATCAGAATTACAAGACTACTTGAATGAGTATATTGACAAAGATTTTGTGGAAGGATATCAGGAACAGTGAAAACTTCTGTTCTGGTTTAAAGGTATAACATGGCACTGATTAGAAAAATCACACAGATgcaattaattgaatttataaTAACTCTTAATCCACGTGccctgctttttaaaaagttaagtATGAAAATACTGACTTTCAGATTTACTATTTGGCATAGAGATACTACCTACCCACACTGGCACCATGAGTGTAAACTCTGAAAACAGGTATTGTGATGTGTATTTATTCAATTGAGACTAGGGAAAACAGGCATATTTTGGGTGAAATaacataaaatacataaaaataacttttttgtGCTAATAATATAAGATAAACTTGCCTGAATATATTAAAACTGATCCTAGAACCTTTTATTAtgtatttctttcctttgctttcaggAATGGAAAATACCAGTTTTAAATGCAGCCTTGATGTTTGACTCTTAAAAGGctaatttaaaatgtgttaatATGGTGACTGAATAGTGGGAGGAATGTTCTAACTTTAcgtaaattaaaatatatgatGATACTAGCTTAAAGCTCTTTCACTTACAAAGAAAATTTGTTCTGTTGAGAAAAGTCAGGATTATAAAGATGTAGTAAAAGAAAGAGGAGTTTCCCTGGTAGAATCCTTTTTGCTTGTGGCTATTACTATAATCTGATGAGCATTTGGAAAGCTTTCCCAAAGGGAAAGCTTGTATGAAATGCTGGATGCTTATTACACTtattgcccagggaggtggtggagccaccatccctggatatgtttaaaaaaagactgtatgtggcacttggtgctatggtttagttgaggtgttggggcatgggttggactcgatgatcttgaaagTCTCTTCCAgtcttgtgattctgtgaatctaGAAAGTTCTAGTCACTATAATAACAACGCATGCCATACTGAAGAACTGCATTTCTTACTAAATCAAGTGAGGACAaaactcttttttccccctctaagGTCTATCCAAAAGACATAATGAACTTCACTGCTGAGAACATCTGCAAGTGGGCTCTGGAAAATCGGGAGATGCTCATACGCTGGCTGAGACCACATGGTGGGAAAAGCCTTCTTCTAAACAATGAGCTGAAGAAAGGACCAGCACTTCTCATATTTATACCTTATAATCCCCTAGCAGAAATTCATCCTCTTTTAGATGAAgtaagtgaaataattttttttttacttcaaaaatactaaaatatgaGAGCTGTGGTCGGGGATCTGAGCTTAATTGTGACAGATACCTCACTGTTCCAAGTatgtggttttgtttaaaaCCACTTTTTCAAGCTGTATTATCACATCTCCCTTACACTGGCTTGCATCTCACATAACGTGCCTTTGTCTCACTCAACAGCTGTTCAGAACCAGCATCTAACTCTTCCTTGACCTCCTGCTTTTTGTGGTGGGTGCAGTGTTAGAGATGCAGATCTTTCCCAGCTAGAACTGAAGACTTGTGTGTTTTGTCCACCCCATTCTATTTCTCCTCTTGTGTCCTTCCAGAGGTACTTGTGCAATGAAGAATGGATCTTTTGTAAAATCAGACAGTGTTATTTGAAATACAGCCCAATCAAACTACTCAGAGCCAATCTGATTATTATATCCTGTGTGTTCCTTAGTCGCCTTCCagttttctcttcctctgaaTTGCCTAGGACAGGAGTTTGTGGAGCTGTGCGGAAATGAGATAGGGAAACTAACTCGGCTGAAAACTAGTTTTTTGTGCCTGGGCTATTTTTCAGTTGGAACCCATCATCCCATTTGGTATAACACAAAGCTGCTCATCCCAGTGTGCTCATGTAGCTTTAAGCAGTGTGGAACAGACAAGCATCTGTGAAAGACCAAAAGCAGGGCTGAGTTTTTGTGACAGTGCTGACTTACGTACATGGCATCTGTGTCCTGGAATGTGTAGGTTCCACAAGGAGGCCTAATTAATATTACAGTGTCTGaaacaataaggaaaaaaaatgaaactaacTCATTATACCATATTTAACCAAACTAAATAGGCACAATAAAAGGTACACTAGACTGGTGTGAAATAGGGTTGAGGAAGACTATGCCTGGAAAAGAACTGCCATTACTTGTAAGGAACGCTGTGcttccatcctttccaacaatTACTCTTGTTAGTAACCTGTCTTCTGTTTGGCAGGCTTTATCAGTGGTGCTTGTCACAGATGAAACATTCTAGCAACAGGTACCACTTATTTCTATCAAATCAGTGCAGCGTAAGGTGGGTGTTCCATTTCAAATTTCATTCTACTAAAAACAGCGTATATCAAAATGTGAAATGCGATAGAAAATAGTCCCGTTGTCCTTGTATAGCTTCACTTTGTCAGGGGGATATTATGCAACTTGTTTGCCCTGGGAAGAGCTGTTTACGCAGCCAGCCTGTGGGTTTCATCAAGCAATGAAACCACTTGACTGTAAGGCAGTTGCAGAGAACAAGGCTCTCAGGTTGAATGTTAAAACATCTCACagcaaaatttgttttctgatcACAGCTCACTGAAATGAGATTTCTTACTGCACATCTGGTTTTCTGTTCATAATCTCTTCTCAAGTTTCTCTAGGTAGTCCAAATCTCCAGGCTAGGTTACAATGTGAGGAGCCAAGTTTTTTTCAAGTATTCAGTTAAGCCTTTTCAGATTCTGGAAGGCTGTAACAAAGTGTTGCTGTACACCACATGTTAATACTGAGGGTCCTGTGACACAACAGTCTTCCTGGATGTGACATTTCAACACCCTTTTGATAATTTTAATGGTTTCTGTCAAAGTGTTCTTCTTTAAGCAGTGTGTGTATGCTCTGTATTTTTAGTGTGCTAATAAGAATGATAGGAAACTTcctctctcatttttctttcttgccatGTTCTGTTACTTGTCTCCCAGAAGGAGAATTCCTTATATGGTCCATACATGTCcctttttctctgcttgtttGCCCTCGGTTATGAAAAGCAAACTGTGATGTAGGATAGAAATGTTTGCATGGAGGGagaggttattttttttcctgttttctttcttctcccagtAAGTTACAGTGTGCAGAGTACACTTGGAGTATTACAACTATATGCCCATGGCTGGGAGAATACAAACTTTGCTTCAACACTCTTAGTGATTATTACAAAATCTGTGCACTACCTATGCCAGAAGAAATCTCTATTCCCTTTTCATACGGGAATGCTTTCATGTATTTTCTCCTCCTAttggaaaatgagggaaattcAGGAACCCTTACTCAGTTATGCTTTGTGTAGTGAGGTTTAGCCATAATATGTAGTGTTATTGCACTGAAGTAAATATGTTGCTTAGAGGACCTTACAATCAGTGTGGTGGactgaataatattttaaagtgacTTTGTTTTTCTATGTATTCAATGTTTATATGCTGAAATACCTGAAAATTTAACTTTGTTGTCAAGTCAGAGCCCCCTGTAATTTTTAGAAAGAACAAAGATTACTCAGCTTCGTGTTTCTGAAATTCCATCTCTGATTGCATAGAATGTTGATAAACCTGCAACAGATAACTGCATTTGGATGAACTATGTACAGTtagtcttgatttttttttctgtcttttttattCCCCCTCATAGATTACCAAAGTGGCCTTGGAATACCACAAGTGTAATAAAAGCCAGGCAGCTGAGGCAGATCTTCAGCATGTAGGAGACGCTGATTCACCAGCTTTTGATTCCTCTGTAACAGATGCACACCTGAAGTTCTCCGAAACGTTCCCCATAGCCAAGTACCCGTGCTGTAACACGGTGGTGCTTCCGCAGTGGCACTCCATCTCCAGAACTCACAACGTCTGTGAGCTCTGTGTTAACCAGACTCTTGGTGTCAAACCAAATAAAGTCCATGTGCCACACTGTAACTTTTTAGAGATAGAAGCAGCTTTGGACTCTTTCTACCTCCAGGAACATACCTTTTTTCAAGTAATATCAAATACCATAGAATGCAGCAATTTCTTAAGTTTCTATAGTCCCTTTAGCTATTACACTGCATGTTGCAGGACAGTAAACAGgcattttttaagtttcattaGTTCTGAGAAGACCATCTTTCAGACCCCCAAAGTAGCATTTTCTTCCCATGGGAAGAAAGATAACACTCAATTTTCTATTCCTCACATTGAGGATAGGAATTGTTTTATTCCTGACCTTAATATTAGTAGCACGAACATTACCGGTCTGAGCTGCAGGACCAACAAAACCTTGAATCTCTATCTACTGGATTCAAATCTTTTTTGGATATATGCAGAGAGACTAGGAGCATCAAGATCTACTCATCTTAAGGAATTTGCTGCCATTGTTGACCTGAAAGAGGAAGTGCACTATGTCCTGGACCAGAATCAGTCACTTGTTGGACCTACCCTGGGTACAGTATCCATTATACAAATGCTTGCATTCAGAAAATTGTgtttcccagcaggaatggAAAACTTAAtgccatttttaaaagtaagacTACTTTGTGAAGTTAACATTATGAATTGTAatttattctattctatttaGTAGTTAACCAAGCATTTATGAATTATTCTGTTGGCTAGAACAGAATCGTGTTCTAGGTGATGTAAGAGCTAAGTTCCTTATACCATAAGTAATTTGCTTTATAAGACTTGAACCTTAAAATGCGTGATTCTTGACTGCCTGATGCATTGGTGGAATTGCTAAAATCTAAATTAACTTGTgtgtggaaaaatatttctgtttatctAAAATACCTGATTACAGAAGATGCTTGTATATTAATGGCAGTGTTGGTGTTTGCTCAGTTGTTCTGTGTTCTAAAATATCACAGAATTTTGGGAGATACTGACCACTTAGCAGGAGAGACTTCCTCATCCTCTGAAACCAACTTAAATTGCtttaaattaattctgaaaaGTTTGTCTGTTTTCAAGGTAATAAGGTAGAGCTATGAAGTGAAGTGGTTGTGGCCAAATCTGCTAGTTATTGTTATTTCCTGTCTGAAttggaggaggaagaaaaaaacaacccagaaaaacaaacaaaacaaacaaaaaaaaacctgagaaaacaACTCAAGGATTGCAGTTCTGATTTATTTGCAAGTTTGTGAATAAGACAAAATATTCCTAATTATGTGTGTTTGCCTGTCATGCTGATGTGCAAAACTGAGTCTACCTCCAGAAAATACTGGGTTTCCTAATGTTAGCTGTGTAAGAAAACATGGAAGAAAATTCagctattaaaataaattgctCAAGAACATACATCACTATAAGTCTTACAGCACCAATTACATTTCCTTCTTGCCATAAATGTAAGTACAAAAAGATGCACAACATGAATAAATAGCCATGTTCTTACTAAGGATCACATGCAGCCCTGTATCCTGTCTCTATCCCAGCCCCCAGGAAAAGacactggaaaaacaaacaaaaacctcagTGACCATAAAAGGATACTACTGGAAATATTAAGATCAGAATTAGGACATAGAAATTTCCTTCCTCTTTGTGCTCCCAGTACTTTCTGTCTCAAACATTTCTTAGGTCACAGGATTTCCTGAGAATGACGAGGGTTTCTCTGCAGAGTAGGATTCAGTACATTTCTGTTCTATCATTTGAACATCCACACAACTTTTGCTTCTACATATTTTATCAAGGAGTCTTTGATTTATGATTGggttttgtgctttattttaattgtgttttaatTCCTTAAGATTTTAACTTAATATTTCATAATATCAAAACAGATTGGTGCTTAATACCCTTGTCAGATCTCAGTCTTTACAGATGGTTTctagaaattttattttaattaacccCTTCCTTTCAGTTACTATTTTATCATGCATAGATATTCCAAATCTGGagatctgaaaagaaaacaagtgtCTTTTGGCCTGGtgtggaaattaaattaaatgctgAATAGTAAATGAGGAACTAAATGTACTGCTCTTCACATTTCAGATATAAATCGATGATCTGGTATTTTTTATATCTGCACAAAAGTGCCAGTTTTACTTGGACCTAGTTTTTATGCTGGAAATGCAAGCACAAAGTTGTTCCTATTTGAtcaaacaattatttttattgtttttcatattttaccttttttcctgattattttATAGACTTACTTTTTAATGCACAGAATAATACTTCTCTATCCAAGTTGAAAAAAAGGATATTGCTGATACCTTGCAGCAATTTAGAGAATGTAGTTCAGGCTCAGAGTAGTGTAGCTGAAGGTAGTTGAGGGCTTTGGagcttattttaaatttttatcaCTGGCCAGCTACTTGCTAATTATCTTAAGATTAAGGAGAAAGTAGAACAAAGAGGAAGGTGGTCACTGATAGACAAAAGGGGATTGGTGATACTGGCATGGGAATAGCAGATATTTAAAAGgtcaaaagaaaagaattgcagagaaaataattaaaaatggtaggaaaatttcaaataaatgtgGAAATAATTGGAGCCTTTTAATATATGTAGAAGTTAAAAAATTGAGAGATTACTATTTATGATTTAGCAGGTATGTGATTAGGAGAATATAATATTATTATGGCACATTGACACAAGATTAAAGTCTGGTGTGGCATCTGAAAAGACTGTAatgagcaaaataaaaaagtaacaATGAAGCTTTATCCTGTTTTCACATCAGTTGTGGTTACTCAAGAGTTTATACCAAACTGTCAGAAATTAATGATATGAAATCAGATCTCAGTCTGTATTTTCTCTGTAAGTTCTTCTGAATTCTAAAGCAAAAAGTGCCAGAATCACCTCTGCAAAACCGTAATAACTTTGGTATGTATCAATTTCATTTCAGAGAACTTCATTAAAAATTTCAGCCTTCTCTACAGTCCCTTGAAAAGGCACCTGGTTGATGACCCTTCAGTCCATTTTGATGAAGAGCATGTGGTCAGTGAAGTGACCACGAACACCTTTCACCAGACCGTGTTCCTGAGTGCCAAGGTAACACCTCTAACTCAGCAGCTTTCTCGCAGATCATGGCACAGATTTTAAAGAGGGGGTGTTTAATATTGATATGTTTTTCTTACTTGTAACATAAAATATGGTGTTTTGTAAGAATTCAAAAGCTTTCCAATTGCATGCCATGAAAACAGATGTCATCCTGAGTACAGTTAAATTGCCTTGATTTTGTAAAATATGTAATAGTAAGGAAAATCCATTGTCATTCAAGTCTGCAGCGAATGTCTGCATCTCCAGTTGGTTTCCAGCAGCCCCAAGCCCTGCTTTGCCAGTTGGAGGAAGAAAGCAGAAGTCTGGACataatttttccccccatatGAAGTGTATAGTCAGTGCAATCAATTTAAGATTGCAAAAGAATCTTGTATAGTAAAGTTTAGTAGTAAAGTTTGGTTCATTTTCACTTAAAGGGAATGATCCCAaactaaataatattttcattttgacttTATGGAAAGAGAATTCCCCAATAAATTTTATGTGTTAACTCAGTAGTCAGAGAACAGCAGTGAATGAGTAACTTACAATAAAGTTCAttaatattaggaaaaaatttgcTTTCACATTTCAAGAGTTCCCATGCTAGATGGTGTGAAAACTAGTCCTCCTTTTTGCAGATTGTCTCCAACAGATAATCAGACTCTTCTCCATTTCATTTTCCAGAATGTCTTGCTGCTGTATTATGCACAGTGGTGTGGATTCTGTGCTTCTCTTAATCACATCTTTATTCAACTTGCTCGGCTTTTGCCTCCTGACAGTTACACTGTGGCAAGGTAAAAAGATTCTAATTTCATCTTTCCAGAATACTGTAAGATGATTGAGGttatcagaaaataaatacGTTTTTCTCTCTACGACTGTGCAATATAGATGTGAATGTCATCTGCTTAATTTCTCTTTgaatgcattgttttgttttcctttgtataTATTTGATGGTTTTCAATCTCAGTACTGTAGTTATCCActttcattaaaatttatttttaaactgcaatTAACTTTGAAACTTCCTAATTTCAGGAAGTGAATCCATAACTTCATGATGATTTGTAGCAAATAGTAATATGCTATttgtttgtatatatatatttgttagCAACACCATTTGCATCACAAATCTAAAATAGCAACCTACATCCTATGATAAAGAAAATGAACTCAACCCCAGCCAAACCAGTGTACAgaaatatatctatatatgcATGTCTGtgatgtatatttttaatatatatggtaaatacattttatatgtAAAAACCCCATTGTTTCTTTGGTGTTTCCAGGGTTATTAATGTTTCAGTGCAGCTGAAATATTGTTGTTCATGTATGTGATAATAATGCATAAATACTTAAAACATCTGCTCTGATTGCATCTTTATTTGATTCTGACTGAATTTATTCCAGAAGACAGCATGAGAtgtagagaaaaaataaatcaattaaaaatcTGGATTTTCATCCCCTGTTTGTAATTGTGGCTTTATTGCCACAGATGTGATGCTATTCCCAAGGCTACACCCAGTCTTTTCCCTGACTTTGAAGTTCTCTCCTTTGCTCCATTATTTTCACAGCAGTATTACTGATGTGATTGTCTGTCTTGTTCTATAATAATTTGTAATTAATAAGAAATTGATTTGTGAAAAGAAGCcctaaaatgcagaaaaaaccAGTAACAAACAGTTGAACCAAGTGTTCCTTTCTACTCATAGCTTTAGGGAAAAAAGCGCCTTTAAGCATGTGCTTGTCCTTGGAAGAAGCAAAATAACTTACTCCCAACACTACTTGAGGGGACAATATTAAGAGATGTACTTGAGGAACAAATGAATAACTAAATATAACTTGTCTCATGTTTGGGGTGTCGAATCTCAGAAGGAAGATGTATACACAACGTGTGCACTGTGTGTACACAGTGAGGAACTGGGGTTGAATTGCTGACTGAGAGCAGTTGCAGTATTGAACATACTATTCtagagaaaaaacccacacagatATTTGTTAAACTGAGAGTCATCATCTTGAATATTGGTAATTAATTCTGCTGAGTCATATGTGCAATGTATTTCTGGCAGAACACTTTGAGACTTACTTTCACAGATACTTAATTTCCTTCTTCCCAATCCCTGAAATGGCATTTTACAAGAAAATGCCGATTGTTCATCTGCCTGTTCTCTTCATCAGTGTGTCTTTTCCTCACAGAATTGATGTGACTCGAAATGACCTTCCCTGGGAATTTATGACAGACCGTCTCCcaaccattttatttttccctcatcAGAGGTAATGTAATTCTTGTCCCTGTGgttttttaacttctgttttaCTGAGCTGCAGTAATTATCTGGTTAAGTGTCTTAATAGAGAAAAAAGCCAAAGAGTAATTCATTTCCGTATACGCATTCTTACCCTGTACGTATTCTAATGAAAAACCAccagcaaaacaacaaaataaccCAACCAACACTCACAGATTTCCACTCTTCTCCCTGAAGGGCTCTTACCATCAGCAAATGGGAATTCAGTCTGCTGGTACTGGGCAGTTACCTACCACAAAATCTCTAAACTATGCCTTAAGTTTTGCCATTCATGTTTTAATCCAGTACAGAAAGAGTTTTGTTTATATCAGTTCTGAGCCACCCCAGCTTCCAACTGATTGGCTCCCTGTTTCTTTTTGTAGGTACTCATTTTGTCTCGGTCTCTGTAATTCTCTAGACTGTCTCTGGAGGGACAGACTGaatagttttattatttttataatgttcCAACTGGCTTTATAAAGGTACCTTACCTTTAGGCATTGCTTTtactcctgcttttcctctccagtgttttttatattttggtgCATGTAGGTAATCAAGAAAATTAGGATCTGATAGTATTTGTAGTACCTGTAGGACTGCTAGAGTATATTCATTTTGGATATAAAGGTGCCTCATATTAAGGCTTTTTATGCAGCTTCTTATCCATTTGCCTTATGAGACAATTTTTGCAGATTAACTCTTCTCAATTTCTTTCCACCACATGCTGTTAATATTTTGTTCTGCTATTTGTTCTAAATAGCCTTTTAGCTTCTTTGATACATGCTGTGGTTTTGATCAATAAAAATGGATGATGATGTAATAAAACATTACCACAATATAGTGAGTCAGTTTTGATTTAGCGTAGACTATTTTTTGCCTAAATTATGTCATGATTCATTAATCTGGGATGGGAGCTGATAGTCAGCTGAGCAACTGCTGATGGTAATTACAAGAGTAACTTGGTCCATCACCAGGAATCTACAGGGGAGGAAAACTCATGGTGTTCATTCTGCCAGAAATAGCTTAATCTTGATGAGCAGGAGCCTCATCTGACTGAAGTTCTTGAATTATTGATAAAGTATGGTTTCTGTCTTCTACCTGATGTACAGTAAGTAGTTTTCagtaaatgaaatgaaatgtttttatatCCCACATGTTTATGAGTTGGATTTTACAGAAGGCATTTTTGAGGGAAGTGTAATTGGTAGCAAAGGAACTCCCTGTTCCAGATGCACATTGTAACCAATTCAGCACATAACGTCACATGCAAGGGCACACAAGAGTTGTCCATGGTGTGTGTCGTACAGGAGCACCAGGAGGCTTTATGCTTTATACTTCAATCTGGCTTTATtactttgcaattttttttgtttgggcttattctctgttccttttctcaC contains:
- the TXNDC11 gene encoding thioredoxin domain-containing protein 11 isoform X2; this translates as MSVCGGPGDAAAPRLRPRAALMARRPELLCGAAIVLGCAFLIALKVTCSRAKDVTMPAKLPVNFFSTRSPVIDLFRGQLDYADRLRQDSEIVLYFFYAPWCGQSIAAREEIEHVASRLSDQVLFVAINCWWNQGKCRKQKHFFYFPVIHLYHQSFGPIEYKGPMSAVYIEKFVRRVMTPLLYISSRSKLLDFLSNYEPGVVGFFEFNASPQPPGYLTFFTSALHSLKKDYLGTIRFGVVTDKRVAEEISLVHSGSVYLHRHANTSLVYPKDIMNFTAENICKWALENREMLIRWLRPHGGKSLLLNNELKKGPALLIFIPYNPLAEIHPLLDEITKVALEYHKCNKSQAAEADLQHVGDADSPAFDSSVTDAHLKFSETFPIAKYPCCNTVVLPQWHSISRTHNVCELCVNQTLGVKPNKVHVPHCNFLEIEAALDSFYLQEHTFFQVISNTIECSNFLSFYSPFSYYTACCRTVNRHFLSFISSEKTIFQTPKVAFSSHGKKDNTQFSIPHIEDRNCFIPDLNISSTNITGLSCRTNKTLNLYLLDSNLFWIYAERLGASRSTHLKEFAAIVDLKEEVHYVLDQNQSLVGPTLENFIKNFSLLYSPLKRHLVDDPSVHFDEEHVVSEVTTNTFHQTVFLSAKNVLLLYYAQWCGFCASLNHIFIQLARLLPPDSYTVARIDVTRNDLPWEFMTDRLPTILFFPHQRYSFCLGLCNSLDCLWRDRLNSFIIFIMFQLAL
- the TXNDC11 gene encoding thioredoxin domain-containing protein 11 isoform X4; translation: MSVCGGPGDAAAPRLRPRAALMARRPELLCGAAIVLGCAFLIALKVTCRVLLPKVEMLKEGEAREEIKRNHFSCRAKDVTMPAKLPVNFFSTRSPVIDLFRGQLDYADRLRQDSEIVLYFFYAPWCGQSIAAREEIEHVASRLSDQVLFVAINCWWNQGKCRKQKHFFYFPVIHLYHQSFGPIEYKGPMSAVYIEKFVRRVMTPLLYISSRSKLLDFLSNYEPGVVGFFEFNASPQPPGYLTFFTSALHSLKKDYLGTIRFGVVTDKRVAEEISLVHSGSVYLHRHANTSLVYPKDIMNFTAENICKWALENREMLIRWLRPHGGKSLLLNNELKKGPALLIFIPYNPLAEIHPLLDEITKVALEYHKCNKSQAAEADLQHVGDADSPAFDSSVTDAHLKFSETFPIAKYPCCNTVVLPQWHSISRTHNVCELCVNQTLGVKPNKVHVPHCNFLEIEAALDSFYLQEHTFFQVISNTIECSNFLSFYSPFSYYTACCRTVNRHFLSFISSEKTIFQTPKVAFSSHGKKDNTQFSIPHIEDRNCFIPDLNISSTNITGLSCRTNKTLNLYLLDSNLFWIYAERLGASRSTHLKEFAAIVDLKEEVHYVLDQNQSLVGPTLENFIKNFSLLYSPLKRHLVDDPSVHFDEEHVVSEVTTNTFHQTVFLSAKNVLLLYYAQWCGFCASLNHIFIQLARLLPPDSYTVARIDVTRNDLPWEFMTDRLPTILFFPHQRKEQSVKFPEDFSVNLPNLLKFILHHSSLSSSEPCTKECLHKESVLQQGHIAHLEREIQKLRSEISALHHAHDQLEAQLSEARREEQRLQQQKHTLEKQHKTLQLHSEQLQATHDQKNQELLEMAEKLQELADASENLLKENALLRILVASRGGKLQSKDEIEEPLQSEQTLSEDNDISLSTATAPLEEKRIDNIDTIETEHSSGNRTE
- the TXNDC11 gene encoding thioredoxin domain-containing protein 11 isoform X1 — translated: MSVCGGPGDAAAPRLRPRAALMARRPELLCGAAIVLGCAFLIALKVTCSRAKDVTMPAKLPVNFFSTRSPVIDLFRGQLDYADRLRQDSEIVLYFFYAPWCGQSIAAREEIEHVASRLSDQVLFVAINCWWNQGKCRKQKHFFYFPVIHLYHQSFGPIEYKGPMSAVYIEKFVRRVMTPLLYISSRSKLLDFLSNYEPGVVGFFEFNASPQPPGYLTFFTSALHSLKKDYLGTIRFGVVTDKRVAEEISLVHSGSVYLHRHANTSLVYPKDIMNFTAENICKWALENREMLIRWLRPHGGKSLLLNNELKKGPALLIFIPYNPLAEIHPLLDEITKVALEYHKCNKSQAAEADLQHVGDADSPAFDSSVTDAHLKFSETFPIAKYPCCNTVVLPQWHSISRTHNVCELCVNQTLGVKPNKVHVPHCNFLEIEAALDSFYLQEHTFFQVISNTIECSNFLSFYSPFSYYTACCRTVNRHFLSFISSEKTIFQTPKVAFSSHGKKDNTQFSIPHIEDRNCFIPDLNISSTNITGLSCRTNKTLNLYLLDSNLFWIYAERLGASRSTHLKEFAAIVDLKEEVHYVLDQNQSLVGPTLENFIKNFSLLYSPLKRHLVDDPSVHFDEEHVVSEVTTNTFHQTVFLSAKNVLLLYYAQWCGFCASLNHIFIQLARLLPPDSYTVARIDVTRNDLPWEFMTDRLPTILFFPHQRKEQSVKFPEDFSVNLPNLLKFILHHSSLSSSEPCTKECLHKESVLQQGHIAHLEREIQKLRSEISALHHAHDQLEAQLSEARREEQRLQQQKHTLEKQHKTLQLHSEQLQATHDQKNQELLEMAEKLQELADASENLLKENALLRILVASRGGKLQSKDEIEEPLQSEQTLSEDNDISLSTATAPLEEKRIDNIDTIETEHSSGNRTE
- the TXNDC11 gene encoding thioredoxin domain-containing protein 11 isoform X3; its protein translation is MQEAEAFLLFSCDTLVPSEPGVVGFFEFNASPQPPGYLTFFTSALHSLKKDYLGTIRFGVVTDKRVAEEISLVHSGSVYLHRHANTSLVYPKDIMNFTAENICKWALENREMLIRWLRPHGGKSLLLNNELKKGPALLIFIPYNPLAEIHPLLDEITKVALEYHKCNKSQAAEADLQHVGDADSPAFDSSVTDAHLKFSETFPIAKYPCCNTVVLPQWHSISRTHNVCELCVNQTLGVKPNKVHVPHCNFLEIEAALDSFYLQEHTFFQVISNTIECSNFLSFYSPFSYYTACCRTVNRHFLSFISSEKTIFQTPKVAFSSHGKKDNTQFSIPHIEDRNCFIPDLNISSTNITGLSCRTNKTLNLYLLDSNLFWIYAERLGASRSTHLKEFAAIVDLKEEVHYVLDQNQSLVGPTLENFIKNFSLLYSPLKRHLVDDPSVHFDEEHVVSEVTTNTFHQTVFLSAKNVLLLYYAQWCGFCASLNHIFIQLARLLPPDSYTVARIDVTRNDLPWEFMTDRLPTILFFPHQRKEQSVKFPEDFSVNLPNLLKFILHHSSLSSSEPCTKECLHKESVLQQGHIAHLEREIQKLRSEISALHHAHDQLEAQLSEARREEQRLQQQKHTLEKQHKTLQLHSEQLQATHDQKNQELLEMAEKLQELADASENLLKENALLRILVASRGGKLQSKDEIEEPLQSEQTLSEDNDISLSTATAPLEEKRIDNIDTIETEHSSGNRTE